The genomic segment ATGATGATACGGGCAACCAGGCCCTTCCACACACCTtaagagggggagagaatgggGAGAAGGGATGTTTAGGACAGGTGTTTGTTGGAAGTGTATAAATAAATTACATCTGCTTTGTTGTTCCTTTGAGCAGGCCAAACATCCAATATTGGAGTTATATATGCaagagaaaaaataaaaaaataaacgtaaTTCAGTAGACTGACAATAGAGCAACAGCACAGGAGCGCCCTCCAGAGGTGGATCTAAGGAGCGTGTTGGAATTGGGACGTTAAATAAAATCCCACCCACCTACCCCCCTCTCCCAGTAATCAGAGAGGATTTGATAGGATAAAGTAACCTGATGTACCAAATCAGTTTCACGAATCACATCAGTGATAACTTTGAGGAAGGATGCGTTTCCTAAGTAAGACAAGCCCTACGGTTGTCCACTCACCTTTAGGTCCGAGCTTCTTGAGCACTTGGACGGCAGTGCTGCCACTCTCCTTGTTCAGTACAGACACCACTGAGTCCGCTGGGTGGGACACGATGGCACAGAACACACCAGCTGCAGGGGACAGACAAATGCTCAGCACACAATCCTATACAAGCCCGCTATATACCATCAAACAGAAGACTGGGTGATCTTTGCTagtcaccaaatggaagaaaactgattgaaacagggagggacaactACCTGTACATGTGcaataagaaatgcttgttttcattttccgttgcaaaacattttgctatggtgtgtaCTAATGAACACGAACCAGGTTTCTCTGGGTAGAAGTTGCAAttgggcacagatctaggatcatatTACgcttcccccaatcctaaccttagtTATTACAAGGACAACACAAACCGGACTCTAGGTGAGCTACTAGAGCTAGGGCCACCTTCATCCTATTTCCTGTGTACTAATACTCACCGATGTAGCCGGCAGTGAAGGTGACGATCAGCTGTTCGCCCTTGGTGCACTCAGCGCGGGGTTTGGGCACCACATGTTTGTAGAGCAGCTCCACGGTCCTCTCAAAGCAGGCAAACTTCATCATGGTGTAGGGGATCTGCCTCATCCACAGGGGAACCACACCCTTGTAGAAcctgagagaaaggagggggtggggagagaaaGACCGAGAAGGAAGAATGTCAGTTCCACGCAGGCAGATCAGAGTTCTCGTTCCCTCTGATCAGAAACCATAGGTGAAAGCAATATGGTGGTCACTAACAAGGCACTGCCTTTCACCAGACAAGAGTGTAAAGAAGATGAACAAACTGTTAGACTATCCCAGCGCAATCCTGGAAAATAACATTAGGGCCTAGGTGATTGTCCATCCCCCAGCATAGCTGCACCGGTAGGGTCCCGCCAGTGGAACTGAGGGTTGCCAGTGCAGCAGAGGGgctgggaggcaggtagactgCTCTCACACGCCAATGACTCAAACACCTCCAACTATACAGCCAAAAAGCTGTTGAGGGCTTCCAAGCTGGAGCTGCAGCACTCAGAGACAACAGCACAGGACTGCCCTCCAGAGGTGGATCTAAGGAGCGTGTTTGTTCGGTAACCTCACAAATCAGCTATGAGGAACAAGAATTACTTTTGTAGGCTTATGTTCCATACCAGCCAAGAAACACCCAATTCATGTAATCAAGGCTACAAGTTGTATCAGATTTGTTTCACCTAGTGTAGGAACAAAAGCAGACACGTCGTAACTGTCCATGAGCAGGGTTGAATACTTTTACGGGTTATACAGTCTCCAAAACAAACCAAATAGACCACCACAAACACAAAATCTACTCACGCCCATACTCCCTCCTCTGCGAACATCTTGGGAGCACACTGTCTGAGGTTGTTGGCATAGCCTGGGCAGGTCTGGATACGCACTTTACACGCCTCCATGGGGGCCAGGGCAATATCAGCAAAGAACTCTGCACTGGCAGACGCAGCCAGGTACAGGGATGTCCTCCACAGGTAGGTGTTCTCCTGTTAGATGAGAGGGGGCGAAGTCAGTTGTGGTCCTGTGTGGGCTTGCAACACCAATGTCATGGGTTCAAAGTCACGCGGGGATTAGTAAATGTAAGCGCTCATTGTACTGTACTTGGATAAAAGCGCCTGCTAACTAGCATGTAATTTATGATTTTTGGTGGGTGAACGAGTCCCTTTAAAACACGGTAAACAAGGGAATCCAACCGTGTTAGTTTCTACCCACATTGGTTCCTACCCCTGACTGACCTCTCCAAGCATGTCGCTGTAGAAGATCTTGAACATCTCATAGAAGCCAAACTTGCAGAGACCCTGCATGGAGTAGCCGATGAAGGTAGGGGCCCAGCCCTTAGCCAGCCCTCGGGCTCCATCCTCCTTCAGTGTGAGGGAGAAGCCTTTGCCAATGCTCTTGTACTTGTCAGGGTCCACCTAAGGAAGAAAAAACAATTGATTAGTAGAGTCAAAGGAACAATGGGAGTAGACTAGATTAGAGACCTATGGGCTGAAACCTAGGTCATTTTTTTATAAGAAAAATAACTAGCTAGGTTTCAGGTTGTGAACTAGGGGGTTATCCAGATTGACATTACTACTTATAGCTAGTGATTTATCTAATGTCTGCTAATCTACAGGAAACTTCCACCCAATCACAAATCTAGTTTTCACACTCAATTTTTTCTTCATCTACTCAAGTGCATAGGAATTAAGGGTACATTTGGACTGCAAGGTCTGACGGATTGTAAGGCCACAATTGTTGAACAATCCCTCAGACAATAAAGCTGAAACTAACTTCTTAGGGGTAGATTTGGGATTGGGCACCTTTCCTCACAGGAGCTATGGAGGCCTTCACACAGCAGACAACTACAGGGGGTACCACAAACCTGGATGCGGCACTTGACAAGGTCGAGGGGTacaacagctgtgtgtgtgaggccgCAGCTCAGGATACCCCCAAAGCCACACAGAGCATAATACTTTGTTGAGCCAAACTCACAGCTCACATCTGCAGAGTCTGcagcaaaaaaaataacaatgcaTGCCCAACATGCAGTCACGACACATGCAACACAGGACAATAATCACCAACAGAAATGCCACCATTACATTATAACACACCAGGGAATGAGCCAGTTAAAATTTCAAACACTTGTGAATCAGGGTTCAGgtaaattccatttaaattcaggaagtaaactgacatTCCAATTTACCTCAATGCTTCTCTATGATACATTTTATGAATTTGCATCAGTTtacagtgtacttcctgaattgaaactGACCTCAACCCTGCTTGTGATTTTAAATCGATTATTATATACCCAGGACTTATTTCACTCATTTGATGAAATAATCATAACACAGGGCTAAAAAtatgtaataaaaaataaaatttgaATTCTAACTTGACTCGAAAATATCCAACAGCTTTTACTAAAAAAATGATTGTTGAAGCATGAGCTGTATAGTTAGCTAAAATACATATAGCGTGCATAAATATATTAACCGTTTATACTTTAGTCAATTTAAAGCTGGGAATAATTCCATTGAGGTGTAAATTACTTGGGCCTTTGGACCTACTTAATAAAACTATAGGCTAAATTCTAGCAATGCATAGCTGCACTTTGACCATGTTATAAATAGCAGGGTGAACAATCTGAAAACATTTTCCCATTGCCACTCCTGACCTTTCAGTGACCTACAAGTCCTTCAGCTTTGGATTGAGAAGGGGAATGGTAGCAGGCAGGGAGGTTCAGGAACACTGATGATTGTGAATCACACACTTACCATGCGATGTGGGTCATTCGAAAACAATTTTGTTTAAATCAGGTGATCAAGTGGGATAAAACGTGAGGAACAACAATGACAGATTCCACCACAACTGCACAAAACCGGGCTACTTGATACATCCATTCTCCCATGCAAATTAATGCATTTCAGACAACAAAAACATGTCGGCGTGTTGGGTTTTAGTGGCACCAGGCCACAGGGTTAGACAGACCTGCATTCTGCATTTGACCAGATCGAGGGGCACTAGGGCAGCATGTGTGGTGCCACAGCTGATGATGCCACCAAACCCACAGAGGAGTAAATACTTCCGTGAGCCGAACTCACAGCTGTCTCCCTCTGAAGAAAGAGTCAGGCAATACTTTCAAAATGGGGACTTGATGTTGTTCATTAGAAAAGTGGTAATAAGTAAGAGCAAACTGCCTCTTCACTAGGCTAAAGAGCAAATGCAAGTGGAGCTTAATTGTGTGTCCTGTCCTATGTAGTCGGCATAGGCCTATGTCACAGGTGCAAAGAGCCATGCACACGTGGAACATTTACTCCCTGTGAGGGCAGACTGTTGTGCAACAGGCGCTGTACCAGCAGAGCAGACTAGCTGTATAACTAATCAACCAACCAGCAGTGTTTAGGCTATAAAAAGAGGACACTGGCCAGCAAGCTGTAAAACTATCCAAAAGGCTGACCCAAATATGGTGGATCAATAATAGCTAATGTCACCTTTAGAACTAGGCTGGCTAAACCGTAAAAACTAAAAATATTCCATAGAACATTTTCAagcaaccatgaaaaacagccataATACTGCAATGGTCAGAATATAACTGATGGGTGGTTGAAGGCCATGCTTTACGTTACAAAAAGGATAGCATTTCAAATGATCCTAAATCTAGACAAAACTTGTCAAACTTATTCGAATTGAGAACCAATTAAATGCCCCCGTCTAGGGGTCAGACGCATATCATTAGCTGGTTGGTGTGCTAGAAAGCAATACACAGACATTCGCCTAACTAGTACTTTGCTCTTATGAGTCGGGGGCCTCTCACCTTAGTTTTAAACAGCGATTGAGGGAAGACATGAATTCAGTTCAGATACCTGCGGCATATTTCAAAGTTTACATTTGCCCTTCCATGTCCTCCATAGACAAGGCCTAGCCTGTCTTTGACATTCCACATTTAATGACTGTGGCTAGATAGCGTTACAAGGTTGACCAACACACAAGTCGtatctattaaataacacatgttGATATCTATTAAATAACACCGTAATAAAATTGGTATCTCGTCTCATCATCATTGATTCAGTTGGCTGCGTACTTgctcgctagctagctacttgcTAACTGTacttgttagctagttagcatgcAGAACATAGGTTTACCAGCGATTGCTGCGGCAGCGAGGTTGCGGCTCTGTCCATTTGCAGGGAGGCTCTGTTTGGGCTCCTCGATTTCTTGGAGGGAGAAGAGTGGGGCGTTGAAGGGATTAGCCCGAGACAACTGCGTTAGTGTGGTCGGATACATGATGTCCAAAACCTGGCTGTAGAATGAAAGCgaatgttagcaagctagctcACTAGTGTACCTTGCTATTGAAACACGATCAGCAGTAAGACAACTCAGCTGACACTAACAGCAGGGTTGGAATGTCACGTGAGTATGTAGCTATAGTTTGACATCCAGATAACATGGAATGGAAATGCAAACCGTATTATATCATGTTATTGTTAGCTAACGAGCTATTCCGGCCtctggctagttagctaacttaTTTAGCATGCTCACTACTACTAGTTAGTGAGCAACTGATTAGCTAGCTTTCCCAAGGTGGAACAGTTGCACAAGACAAGCTAGCAACATAAAACATTCTAAACGTCCTAAATACAGCATTACAGTAAAGACGAGCCTTAATATTCCCTTCTACTGTAACATTGTAAATTCGAATTATGTTAGATATTTCACAGTACAGTACTCCACTCACTCTCTCGGTGTCTTAAAATGGCACCTCCGCTCTACTGCAACCGGCGGCTCACAGGGACCGAACGACCTAGCGATAAAATCATTTGTCCTTCCCTGACGTCACGGAGAAAAGTGGGAGAGTCCTTCTGCGTTCTGTCCTATCGAGGACGATATATGGAATGACAGTGCGATCAATCAAAATGCGGGGTTCAATCACGAAACAGGACTTTCCTAGGTCTTCAGCGCTATCGTAGAAGTACAATGCTAGAATGCTCTTTaaatttggttttagaagtgacaGTGCCACCAACCACATGGAAGACTAAACAGTTGATACATGATGGAGTGCTGTGTGTGCCAGATAAAGACAGGGggtgagggggaaagagagaggtaatgtaaacatatgtttcccaggcCAATAAagtcctttgaattgaattgagaggcagagagagagcgatacagagacagagagcttgtgggagagagcgagagaggtgagaGTAAGTAGATTACTATGCCTTGGCAGTGCAGTCTATTCTTGTCCATGGTATTAATCTAGGCCTGTGGAGCAGGGCAGTCTTCCATCCCTGCAGGTCAACAGTGTCAGGGCAGTCTTGACTTTTGCCGCATtcacgtgctagtcggaactaggaaaatGGTTATAGTTATACACATACCacgttcaaccagttagcaagtcagaAATATCAGAATGTCCTAGTTCCGAGTAGCATGTGAAGCTCTTATCAAGTGGACCTCTGAATGATTGGACCAGTTTAATAAATATCAAATCAGAGAGCAGAAACCACAGAGAATGCCTTCATGCCTCTACTACAACCTATATTTAACAATTATTTGGCAATGGGCAGTCAGTAGGCAGCTCAACCCTGCTTCTGGCTgactgtgtgtaggtgtctgTGTGAAGTTAAAATTGGCATCAGGGTCCTATATGAGTGCAATAGGTGAAACTATTCCTGATTTCCACTCTGGGCTAAGTAGAGGGTATTCAGTGGGGCCTGTATTTTATCATTGACACCATTACCAAAAAAATTGCCATCAGAGTGCAGTACAGTATGTTGCAAATAACACTATGTCCAAAATAACCatttttttactgcagtaattttgcagtataactgcagttcaactgcagtacactgctgttattctgcaattactgcgtccaaaataacacagtcgactgcagttactgcactttcacTGCAGTTTCAAAAGGGCAATCTTTTTTGTAAGGGCAGGCTCAGCTCCCCCTCTGCAGCTAGAAAGTACTGCTGTAAGAAAAATACTATAGCTATTTTGGAAAGGCTGCTCCAAGGAGTGCCTCAAGGCTCCATCCTCGACCTCTGCTTTTCATTATTTACATGCCTCCCCTGAGCCCGATCATCCGCCGCTATGGTCTCAACATCCACTGCTATGCGGATAACTCACAAATTTACATCCACACCAAACCCACCTCTCATCTCTCTACCCcgcctctgatcaaacatcaagGATATGAAAACTGGATGACATCCAATCTACTCAAACtcaacagtaataaaacaggtcaTGCTGTTGGCTCCCAAGGCTCTCCTCAAGAAAGTGGGAGACCTCATAATGTCCATCAAGGGCTGTTCCATCTGCCTGTCATCTGTGGTCAGAAACCTGGGTGTCATCCTGGTCCCACTCTCTCATTTGAGACCCACATAAAATATATCACCAAATCTGGCTTCTTCCACCATCACTTGGTACATCACGTATGGACTAGAGGTCTTCTCTGGTCCAAAACTGTGGACCCATAGAGGCCCAATAATTTTTGAAAGGGGGTGCCCGAACCCGAATGAACCCGCGGACAAACAGACCTTAATAGGtttaggcttttgaaaaataactatttttcataaaatatttgttatcttagctagctgaattgtttaccagttgctaagcagttgctagggactcttttggaagaagctagctagctaacgaagaacaacaaagaatatctagttaacataagaaaagaaagagaaaatcaggacagaagaaaaaggatatcaaagtgaaacagttctctaaagacacaggagacaataatacaagaaacaacacttctgtagcttgtcaactatgtgtctgtctatccctgttctctcctctctgcacaggccatacaaacgcttcacaccgcgtggccgctgccactctaacctggtggtcccagcgcgcacgacccacgtggagttccaggtctccggcagcctctggaactgccggtctgcagccaacaaggctgagttcatctcagcctatgctaccctccagtccctagacttcctggcgctgacggaaacatggattaccacagataacactgctactcctactgctctctcttcgtctgcccacgtgttctcgcatagccctagagcatcgagccagcggggtggtggcactggaatcctcatctctcccaagtggacattctctctttctcccctgacccatctgtctatctcctcatttgaattccatgctgtcacagttaccagccctttcaagcttaacatccttatcatttatcgccctccaggttcccttggagagttcatcaatgagcttgacgccttgataagttcctttcctgaggatggctcacctctcacagttctgggtgactttaacctccccacgtctacctttgactcattcctctctgcctccttctttccactcctctcctcttttgacctcaccctctcaccttccccccctactcacaaggcaggcaatacgcttgacctcatctttactagatgctgttcttccactaatctcattgcaactcccctccaaatctccgaccactaccttgtatccttttccctcttgctctcatccaacacttctcactctgcccctactcggatggtattgcgccgtcccaaccttcgctctctctctcccgctactctctcctcttccatcctatcatctcttccctctgctcaaaccttctccaacctatctcctgattctgcctcctcaaccctcctctcctccctttctgcatcctttgattttctctgtcccctatcctccaggccggctcggtcctcccctcctgctccgtggctcgacgact from the Salmo salar chromosome ssa17, Ssal_v3.1, whole genome shotgun sequence genome contains:
- the LOC106576021 gene encoding phosphate carrier protein, mitochondrial isoform X2 translates to MYPTTLTQLSRANPFNAPLFSLQEIEEPKQSLPANGQSRNLAAAAIAEGDSCEFGSRKYLLLCGFGGIISCGTTHAALVPLDLVKCRMQVDPDKYKSIGKGFSLTLKEDGARGLAKGWAPTFIGYSMQGLCKFGFYEMFKIFYSDMLGEENTYLWRTSLYLAASASAEFFADIALAPMEACKVRIQTCPGYANNLRQCAPKMFAEEGVWAFYKGVVPLWMRQIPYTMMKFACFERTVELLYKHVVPKPRAECTKGEQLIVTFTAGYIAGVFCAIVSHPADSVVSVLNKESGSTAVQVLKKLGPKGVWKGLVARIIMIGTLTALQWFIYDSVKVYFRLPRPPPPEMPESLKKKLGLTE
- the LOC106576021 gene encoding phosphate carrier protein, mitochondrial isoform X1 yields the protein MYPTTLTQLSRANPFNAPLFSLQEIEEPKQSLPANGQSRNLAAAAIADSADVSCEFGSTKYYALCGFGGILSCGLTHTAVVPLDLVKCRIQVDPDKYKSIGKGFSLTLKEDGARGLAKGWAPTFIGYSMQGLCKFGFYEMFKIFYSDMLGEENTYLWRTSLYLAASASAEFFADIALAPMEACKVRIQTCPGYANNLRQCAPKMFAEEGVWAFYKGVVPLWMRQIPYTMMKFACFERTVELLYKHVVPKPRAECTKGEQLIVTFTAGYIAGVFCAIVSHPADSVVSVLNKESGSTAVQVLKKLGPKGVWKGLVARIIMIGTLTALQWFIYDSVKVYFRLPRPPPPEMPESLKKKLGLTE
- the LOC106576021 gene encoding phosphate carrier protein, mitochondrial isoform X3, which encodes MDRAATSLPQQSLVDPDKYKSIGKGFSLTLKEDGARGLAKGWAPTFIGYSMQGLCKFGFYEMFKIFYSDMLGEENTYLWRTSLYLAASASAEFFADIALAPMEACKVRIQTCPGYANNLRQCAPKMFAEEGVWAFYKGVVPLWMRQIPYTMMKFACFERTVELLYKHVVPKPRAECTKGEQLIVTFTAGYIAGVFCAIVSHPADSVVSVLNKESGSTAVQVLKKLGPKGVWKGLVARIIMIGTLTALQWFIYDSVKVYFRLPRPPPPEMPESLKKKLGLTE